Proteins encoded in a region of the Saccharothrix ecbatanensis genome:
- a CDS encoding phosphoglyceromutase, translating into MAVGTLVLLRHGESVWNAENLFTGWVDVPLSEKGVKEATRGGVLLREAGVLPDVVHTSLLRRAIGTANLALDAADRHWIPVRRDWRLNERHYGALQGKNKKQTLDEFGEEQFMLWRRSYDTPPPPIAPGTEFSQDADPRYADLGPDLPLTECLLDVVKRMIPYWESAIVPDLRTGKTVLVAAHGNSLRALVKHLDGVSDEAIAGLNIPTGIPLRYDLDEELQPLKPGGQYLDPDAAADAIKAVANQGR; encoded by the coding sequence ATGGCTGTCGGAACCCTGGTGCTGCTCCGCCACGGCGAGAGCGTGTGGAACGCGGAGAACCTGTTCACCGGTTGGGTGGACGTCCCCCTCTCGGAGAAGGGCGTGAAGGAGGCGACGCGCGGCGGCGTGCTGCTTCGCGAAGCGGGCGTGCTGCCCGATGTGGTGCACACGTCGTTGTTGCGGCGGGCGATCGGCACCGCCAACCTCGCCCTCGACGCGGCCGATCGGCACTGGATCCCGGTCCGCCGGGACTGGCGGCTGAACGAGCGCCACTACGGCGCCCTCCAGGGCAAGAACAAGAAGCAGACCCTGGACGAGTTCGGCGAGGAGCAGTTCATGCTCTGGCGCCGCTCGTACGACACCCCGCCGCCGCCGATCGCGCCCGGCACGGAGTTCAGCCAGGACGCGGACCCGCGCTACGCGGACCTCGGCCCGGACCTGCCGCTCACCGAGTGCCTGCTCGACGTGGTCAAGCGGATGATCCCGTACTGGGAGTCCGCCATCGTGCCGGACCTGCGCACGGGCAAGACGGTCCTCGTCGCCGCGCACGGCAACTCGCTGCGCGCCCTCGTCAAGCACCTCGACGGCGTCTCGGACGAGGCCATCGCGGGCCTGAACATCCCCACCGGCATCCCGCTGCGCTACGACCTGGACGAAGAGCTCCAGCCGCTCAAGCCGGGCGGCCAGTACCTCGACCCGGACGCGGCGGCCGACGCGATCAAGGCCGTGGCCAACCAGGGCCGCTGA
- a CDS encoding AMP-binding protein: protein MVFRSPFPDVAVPDVSLHELLFADLGDRVDRVALVDGTSGASLTYGQLAGAVDRLAAALAARGIGKGDVIGILSPNTPYYAVVFHGILRAGATATTINALYTADEVAHQLADAGAKMLFTVSVLLPNAAPGAEKAGISDVVVLDQAEGYPNLSSLLANTEPVPTVSVDPAEDVAVLPYSSGTTGRAKGVMLTHRNLVANIVQCGPMLAVGPETKILAVLPFFHIYGMQVLMNNGLHVGATVVTLPKFDLPEFLRVIQDHRTDRVYIAPPVAVALAKHPLVDQYDLSGVDTIFSGAAPLDVDLAAAVAKRLGCRVSQGYGMTEMSPVSHAIPDSRDDISVGTVGVIVPNMECRFVDPATGEDVGVGERGELLCRGPNVMKGYLNNPDATAVTLDEDGWLHTGDVAVIDSDGLVSIVDRVKELIKYKGYQVPPAELEALLLTHPEIADAAVVGVRDDDGEEVPKAFVVLQPNASLDAAGVMEFVASQVAPHKKVRVVEFIEAIPKSASGKILRKDLRAREASSPA from the coding sequence ATGGTCTTCCGCAGTCCGTTCCCCGATGTCGCGGTCCCGGACGTCTCGCTGCACGAGCTGTTGTTCGCGGACCTCGGCGACCGGGTCGACCGGGTCGCGCTGGTCGACGGCACCTCGGGCGCGTCGCTGACGTACGGCCAACTGGCCGGCGCGGTCGACCGGCTGGCCGCCGCGCTGGCCGCCAGGGGGATCGGCAAGGGCGACGTCATCGGCATCCTCAGCCCGAACACCCCGTACTACGCCGTCGTGTTCCACGGCATCCTGCGCGCCGGCGCCACCGCGACCACCATCAACGCCCTGTACACGGCGGACGAGGTCGCGCACCAGCTGGCCGACGCGGGCGCGAAGATGCTCTTCACGGTGTCCGTGCTGCTGCCCAACGCCGCGCCGGGCGCCGAGAAGGCCGGCATCTCCGACGTCGTCGTGCTGGACCAGGCCGAGGGTTACCCGAACCTGTCGTCGTTGCTGGCCAACACCGAGCCGGTGCCGACGGTGTCGGTCGACCCGGCCGAGGACGTGGCCGTGCTGCCGTACTCGTCCGGGACGACCGGCCGCGCCAAGGGCGTGATGCTGACGCACCGGAACCTGGTGGCGAACATCGTCCAGTGCGGGCCGATGCTGGCCGTCGGTCCCGAGACGAAGATCCTCGCCGTGCTGCCGTTCTTCCACATCTACGGCATGCAGGTGCTCATGAACAACGGCCTGCACGTCGGCGCGACGGTGGTGACGCTGCCGAAGTTCGACCTGCCGGAGTTCCTGCGGGTGATCCAGGACCACCGGACCGACCGGGTGTACATCGCGCCGCCGGTGGCGGTGGCGTTGGCGAAGCACCCGTTGGTCGACCAGTACGACCTGTCCGGCGTCGACACGATCTTCTCCGGCGCCGCGCCACTGGACGTGGACCTCGCGGCGGCCGTCGCCAAGCGCCTCGGGTGCCGGGTGTCGCAGGGCTACGGGATGACGGAGATGAGCCCGGTCAGCCACGCGATCCCGGACAGCCGTGACGACATCTCGGTGGGCACGGTCGGCGTGATCGTGCCGAACATGGAGTGCCGCTTCGTCGACCCGGCGACCGGCGAGGACGTCGGCGTCGGCGAACGAGGCGAACTCCTGTGCCGCGGGCCGAACGTGATGAAGGGGTACCTGAACAACCCGGACGCCACGGCCGTGACGTTGGACGAGGACGGCTGGCTGCACACGGGTGACGTGGCGGTGATCGACTCGGACGGTCTGGTCAGCATTGTGGACCGGGTCAAAGAGCTGATCAAGTACAAGGGCTACCAGGTGCCGCCGGCCGAGCTGGAAGCCCTGCTCCTGACCCACCCGGAAATCGCGGACGCCGCCGTTGTGGGGGTGCGTGACGACGACGGTGAGGAAGTGCCGAAGGCATTCGTCGTCCTCCAGCCGAATGCGTCGCTCGACGCGGCCGGCGTGATGGAGTTCGTCGCGTCCCAGGTCGCGCCGCACAAGAAGGTGCGGGTGGTGGAATTCATCGAGGCGATCCCGAAGTCCGCCTCCGGGAAAATCCTCCGCAAGGACCTCCGGGCACGTGAGGCCAGCTCACCGGCCTGA
- a CDS encoding DUF4349 domain-containing protein gives MGRRVGLAVAAFAVVALAGCGSDMSSGSSADMAAPQAAQQQPGGGTPKQESAGKAGSGEAQQAGSSAQQNRQLVRTATIDLRATDVTAVLAQVKGLAIAEGGYSAQEKSQAQTASVTLKVPGDRLDPVLESIGRLDGVEVSRRELQTEDVTEQVVDIEARLANQRASVERVRGLLDRASTTSEITDIEAELTKRQSELESLQRRYETLKGQVAMSTLTVVMSSQRALAVVVEEEDDFLSAFAGGWKALLAAFSWLLVVLGGVLPFAVVLGVPAFGYLWWRRRRRAAAKPAVTTATP, from the coding sequence GTGGGCAGACGGGTGGGGTTGGCGGTCGCCGCGTTCGCGGTGGTGGCGCTGGCCGGGTGCGGATCGGACATGTCGTCGGGGTCGTCGGCGGACATGGCCGCGCCCCAGGCGGCGCAGCAGCAGCCGGGCGGCGGGACACCGAAGCAGGAGTCCGCCGGCAAGGCCGGGTCCGGCGAGGCGCAGCAGGCGGGTTCGTCGGCGCAGCAGAACCGGCAGCTCGTGCGCACCGCGACGATCGATTTGCGCGCGACGGACGTCACCGCGGTGTTGGCGCAGGTCAAGGGCCTGGCCATTGCGGAGGGCGGGTACTCGGCGCAGGAGAAGTCGCAGGCGCAGACCGCTTCGGTGACGTTGAAGGTGCCCGGCGACCGGCTGGACCCGGTGCTGGAGTCCATCGGCCGGCTGGACGGCGTCGAGGTCAGCCGGCGTGAGTTGCAGACCGAGGACGTGACCGAGCAGGTCGTGGACATCGAGGCCCGGTTGGCCAACCAGCGGGCCAGTGTCGAGCGGGTGCGCGGGCTGCTGGACCGGGCTTCCACCACGTCGGAGATCACCGACATCGAGGCCGAGCTGACCAAGCGGCAGTCCGAGCTGGAGTCGTTGCAGCGGCGGTACGAGACGCTGAAGGGCCAAGTCGCCATGTCGACGTTGACGGTCGTCATGTCGTCGCAGCGCGCGCTGGCGGTCGTGGTGGAGGAGGAGGACGACTTCCTGAGCGCGTTCGCCGGTGGCTGGAAGGCGTTGCTGGCGGCGTTCAGCTGGCTGCTGGTGGTGCTGGGCGGCGTGCTGCCGTTCGCGGTGGTGCTCGGCGTGCCGGCGTTCGGGTACCTGTGGTGGCGTCGGCGGCGGAGGGCAGCCGCGAAACCCGCAGTCACGACCGCGACCCCGTAG
- a CDS encoding YbjN domain-containing protein: protein MSGEPDQGPDGLDDVIRSTLDERGLDYDRKGPGRYFVTLPGTKKLQTNCWLVAGRHALVVEAFVCRKPDEAHEAVYRFLLRRNAKLYGVHYTIDTTGDIYLVGRVAPHAVTPDELDRVLGQVVEAADGDFNTLLEIGFAGAIQREWDWRVSRGESLANLQAFRHLVSES, encoded by the coding sequence TTGAGCGGGGAACCGGACCAGGGCCCGGACGGCTTGGACGACGTCATCCGGTCCACTTTGGACGAACGCGGGCTGGACTACGACCGCAAGGGGCCGGGCCGGTACTTCGTGACCCTCCCCGGCACGAAGAAGCTCCAGACGAACTGCTGGCTCGTGGCCGGCAGGCACGCCTTGGTGGTGGAGGCGTTCGTGTGCCGCAAGCCCGACGAGGCGCACGAGGCCGTCTACCGGTTCCTGTTGCGGCGCAACGCGAAGCTGTACGGCGTGCACTACACGATCGACACGACCGGTGACATCTACCTGGTCGGCCGGGTCGCGCCGCACGCCGTGACGCCCGACGAGCTGGACCGCGTGCTCGGGCAGGTGGTCGAGGCGGCCGACGGCGACTTCAACACGCTGCTGGAGATCGGGTTCGCCGGCGCCATCCAGCGCGAGTGGGACTGGCGGGTCTCGCGCGGCGAGTCGCTGGCCAACCTCCAGGCGTTCCGCCATCTGGTGTCCGAATCGTGA
- the mshA gene encoding D-inositol-3-phosphate glycosyltransferase — protein MKRVAVLSVHTSPLEQPGTGDAGGMNVYIVQTATRMAQRGIEVEIFTRATSSDLPPVAELAPGVKVRHVVAGPFEGLGKEELPGQLCAFAAGVLRAEARHEPGHYDVVHSHYWLSGQVGWLARERWAVPLVHTAHTLAKVKNLALAASDMPEPRMRVIGEEQVVTEADRLVANTDVEATELIKLYDADPAKVLVVPPGVDLERFRPGDREAARSALGLAPESLVLAFVGRIQPLKAPDVLLRAAAEMVARDPGLRSRLVVLIVGGPSGSGMKTPDQLIRLAAELRISDVVRFLPPQGGAALARVYQAADVVAVPSYNESFGLVALEAQACGTPVVAASVGGLPVAVRDGVSGALVDGHDAEPWARALSDIVLHPGYREELAGNAVGHARRFSWDRTTDSLLAGYAEARDVFREEVFA, from the coding sequence GTGAAGCGGGTCGCCGTGCTCTCCGTGCACACCTCGCCGCTGGAGCAGCCCGGCACGGGCGACGCGGGCGGCATGAACGTCTACATCGTGCAGACCGCGACGCGGATGGCGCAGCGCGGCATCGAGGTGGAGATCTTCACCCGGGCCACCTCGTCCGACCTGCCGCCGGTCGCCGAACTCGCGCCGGGCGTGAAGGTCCGGCACGTGGTGGCCGGCCCGTTCGAGGGTCTGGGCAAGGAGGAGCTGCCCGGCCAGCTCTGCGCGTTCGCCGCGGGCGTGCTGCGCGCCGAGGCACGGCACGAGCCCGGCCACTACGACGTCGTCCACTCGCACTACTGGCTGTCCGGGCAGGTCGGCTGGCTGGCCCGGGAACGCTGGGCCGTGCCGCTCGTGCACACCGCGCACACCCTGGCGAAGGTGAAGAACCTGGCGCTGGCCGCGTCCGACATGCCGGAGCCCCGGATGCGGGTGATCGGCGAGGAGCAGGTGGTCACCGAGGCGGACCGGCTGGTGGCCAACACCGATGTCGAAGCCACCGAGCTGATCAAGCTGTACGACGCGGACCCGGCGAAGGTGCTGGTCGTGCCGCCGGGCGTGGACCTGGAGCGGTTCCGGCCCGGTGACCGGGAGGCCGCGCGGTCCGCGTTGGGGCTGGCGCCGGAGTCGCTCGTGCTCGCGTTCGTGGGGCGCATCCAGCCGTTGAAGGCGCCGGACGTGCTGCTGCGCGCCGCCGCCGAGATGGTCGCGCGCGACCCGGGGCTGCGGTCGCGGCTGGTGGTCCTGATCGTCGGCGGGCCGTCCGGTTCGGGCATGAAGACGCCCGACCAGCTGATCCGGCTCGCGGCGGAACTGCGGATCTCCGACGTGGTGCGGTTCCTGCCCCCGCAGGGCGGCGCGGCGCTGGCGCGGGTGTACCAGGCGGCCGACGTGGTCGCCGTGCCCAGCTACAACGAGTCGTTCGGCCTGGTCGCGCTGGAGGCGCAGGCGTGCGGCACGCCGGTCGTCGCGGCGTCCGTCGGCGGGCTGCCGGTGGCCGTTCGGGACGGTGTGTCCGGCGCGCTGGTCGACGGCCACGACGCGGAGCCGTGGGCGCGGGCGTTGTCCGACATCGTGCTGCACCCCGGGTACCGGGAGGAGCTGGCCGGCAACGCCGTCGGCCATGCCCGCCGGTTCTCGTGGGACCGGACGACGGATTCACTCCTCGCCGGGTACGCCGAGGCACGCGATGTGTTCCGCGAGGAGGTGTTCGCTTGA
- a CDS encoding alpha/beta fold hydrolase → MQNTLLDAEGVRLAVRESGPVDAPAVVLVHGWAQSGEVWPPDPSYRSYALDLRGHGNSEITEGGYRESAAWAADLRAVLDHVGRPAVLVGWSYGGLVITDYLRAHGTAGVSGLVLVGAITELGKDRPGGVTGRLSKATLADSLSEDPAVAAPALTEFCRDQAPGLPGELVQRLLGTALRVPPRVRREMFERDVESAAVLKSVDKPTLVVHGTADEVVDPAAGEFAAAMIPGADLRRYERTAHSPFLEQPERFAADLAGFVAEVSR, encoded by the coding sequence GTGCAGAACACTCTCCTCGACGCCGAGGGCGTCCGGCTGGCGGTCCGTGAGTCGGGCCCGGTGGACGCCCCGGCGGTCGTGCTGGTGCACGGTTGGGCCCAGTCCGGGGAGGTGTGGCCGCCTGATCCGTCGTACCGCTCGTACGCGCTCGACCTGCGTGGTCATGGCAACTCGGAGATCACCGAGGGCGGTTACCGCGAGTCGGCCGCCTGGGCCGCCGACCTGAGAGCGGTGCTCGACCACGTCGGCAGGCCGGCGGTGCTGGTCGGCTGGTCCTACGGCGGGCTGGTGATCACCGACTACCTGCGCGCGCACGGCACGGCGGGGGTGTCCGGGCTGGTGCTGGTCGGCGCGATCACCGAGCTGGGCAAGGACCGGCCCGGCGGGGTCACCGGCCGGTTGTCGAAGGCCACGCTGGCCGACTCGCTGTCGGAGGACCCGGCGGTGGCGGCGCCGGCGTTGACCGAGTTCTGCCGCGACCAGGCGCCCGGCCTGCCCGGTGAGCTGGTGCAACGCCTGCTGGGCACGGCCCTGCGCGTCCCGCCGAGGGTGCGCCGCGAGATGTTCGAGCGTGACGTCGAGAGCGCCGCCGTGCTGAAGTCGGTCGACAAGCCGACACTGGTGGTGCACGGCACCGCCGACGAGGTGGTCGACCCGGCCGCCGGCGAGTTCGCGGCAGCCATGATCCCCGGAGCCGACTTGCGCCGCTACGAACGGACGGCACACTCCCCGTTCCTCGAACAGCCCGAACGCTTCGCCGCGGACCTGGCCGGCTTCGTCGCGGAGGTCTCCCGGTGA
- a CDS encoding L,D-transpeptidase — MHRTVAALLIGLALVAGCSAKVEQGTAKPVGGDNPPVAKVTTAPADGAADVPVNVPAQVTVAEGVIDEVALTNPEGTPVKGKIADDKKSWSSTEPLGYGKTYTYAGRVTGTDGRPVDLKGAFTTINPAVQVRATLFPGDNQTMGVAVPIKVEFDADVADRATVEKALTVTNSAGVQGSWAWLSSREVHYRPEKYWPANTQIHVEAKLYGVPYGGGAFGRADVTSDFTIGRHQLVKIDTPSHQLVVQRDGQTVASYPASFGKDADPNLATPNGTFVVMQKFDTWSFDNPQYGYTNVVKKWSVRFSNHGEFIHENNDNAANIGTNNTSHGCANLLEADAKAYYDSALVGDPVEVTGSITTLPPQFDWYDWQIPWSQWQSMSAL, encoded by the coding sequence GTGCACAGGACAGTGGCGGCGCTGCTGATCGGCTTGGCCCTGGTGGCCGGCTGCTCGGCGAAAGTGGAACAGGGCACGGCCAAGCCGGTGGGCGGCGACAACCCGCCCGTGGCGAAGGTCACCACCGCGCCCGCCGACGGTGCGGCCGACGTCCCGGTGAACGTGCCGGCGCAGGTCACCGTGGCCGAAGGCGTCATCGACGAGGTCGCGCTCACCAACCCCGAGGGCACGCCGGTCAAGGGCAAGATCGCCGACGACAAGAAGTCGTGGTCGAGCACCGAGCCGCTGGGCTACGGCAAGACCTACACGTACGCGGGCCGGGTCACCGGCACCGACGGCAGGCCGGTCGACCTCAAGGGCGCGTTCACCACGATCAACCCGGCCGTCCAGGTGCGCGCCACGCTGTTCCCCGGCGACAACCAGACGATGGGCGTCGCGGTCCCGATCAAGGTCGAGTTCGACGCGGACGTCGCCGACCGGGCCACCGTGGAGAAGGCGCTGACCGTCACCAACTCGGCGGGCGTGCAGGGCAGCTGGGCGTGGCTGAGCTCGCGCGAGGTCCACTACCGGCCGGAGAAGTACTGGCCCGCGAACACCCAGATCCACGTCGAGGCGAAGCTCTACGGCGTCCCCTACGGCGGCGGCGCGTTCGGCCGCGCGGACGTGACCAGCGACTTCACCATCGGCCGCCACCAGCTCGTGAAGATCGACACGCCGTCGCACCAGCTCGTGGTGCAGCGCGACGGGCAGACCGTGGCGTCCTACCCAGCGTCGTTCGGCAAGGACGCGGACCCGAACCTGGCCACGCCGAACGGCACGTTCGTCGTGATGCAGAAGTTCGACACGTGGAGCTTCGACAACCCCCAGTACGGCTACACCAACGTCGTGAAGAAGTGGTCGGTGCGGTTCTCCAACCACGGCGAGTTCATCCACGAGAACAACGACAACGCCGCGAACATCGGCACGAACAACACCTCGCACGGCTGCGCGAACCTGCTGGAGGCGGACGCCAAGGCGTACTACGACAGCGCGCTCGTGGGTGACCCGGTCGAGGTCACCGGCTCGATCACCACGCTGCCGCCGCAGTTCGACTGGTACGACTGGCAGATCCCTTGGTCCCAATGGCAGAGCATGTCCGCGTTGTGA
- a CDS encoding SDR family NAD(P)-dependent oxidoreductase encodes MNRPIAVVTGASAGIGEATARRLAAEGFEVVLGARRIDRLQAIADDIGGTAVELDVTSAPSVAAFLDAVPAVNVLVNNAGGARGMATVAEADEEHWRWMWETNVLGTLRITKGLLPKLIASGDGHVVTVTSVAAFEAYDNGSGYTSAKHAQSALHRTLRGELLGQPVRVTEILPGMVETDFSVNRFDGDAERAAAVYQGVTPLTADDVADVIAFAVTRPAHVNLDQIVLKPRAQASATRVHRA; translated from the coding sequence GTGAACCGTCCTATCGCAGTCGTGACCGGGGCCAGCGCGGGAATCGGTGAGGCCACCGCCCGCAGGCTCGCCGCCGAGGGATTCGAAGTGGTGCTCGGCGCCCGGCGAATCGACCGCCTCCAGGCTATCGCGGACGACATCGGGGGCACGGCCGTCGAGCTGGACGTCACGTCCGCGCCGTCCGTGGCGGCGTTCCTGGATGCCGTCCCCGCCGTGAACGTGCTGGTCAACAACGCCGGCGGCGCGCGTGGCATGGCCACCGTGGCGGAAGCCGACGAGGAGCACTGGCGGTGGATGTGGGAGACGAACGTCCTCGGCACGCTGCGGATCACCAAGGGCCTGCTGCCGAAGCTCATCGCCTCCGGTGACGGGCACGTGGTCACGGTGACGTCGGTCGCCGCCTTCGAGGCCTACGACAACGGCTCCGGGTACACGTCGGCCAAGCACGCGCAGTCGGCGCTGCACCGGACGCTGCGCGGCGAGCTGCTCGGGCAGCCGGTGCGGGTGACCGAGATCCTGCCGGGCATGGTGGAGACCGACTTCTCCGTCAACCGGTTCGACGGCGACGCCGAGCGGGCCGCCGCCGTCTACCAGGGCGTGACCCCGTTGACCGCGGACGACGTGGCGGACGTGATCGCGTTCGCGGTGACCAGGCCGGCGCACGTGAACCTCGACCAGATCGTGCTCAAGCCCCGGGCACAGGCGTCGGCAACCCGCGTGCACCGGGCGTGA
- a CDS encoding UDP-N-acetylmuramate dehydrogenase: protein MSRRLPFTVVTTPPSSTRVPLAECTTLRLGGPAARFTRATTAAELVETVRALDASGEPLLLLGGGSNLVVADAGFAGTVVQVGTAGRRLDPLGDGLVQLTVEAGEDWDSVVAEAVAQGLGGLECLSGIPGLVGATPVQNVGAYGVEVAQVLTSVDLLDRRTGRVHQVPADGLGLAYRTSVLKGTDHAVVLRARFALTAGGQSAPIRYAELARVLGVTQGDRVPADAARKAVLELRRGKGMVLDATDHDTWSAGSFFTNPMVDDSTLTGVLIRIAERLGSHVDVPTYPAGAGFSKLSAAWLIERAGFHRGYRGPGGRVALSGKHTLALTNRGGASTEDLLDLAREVRDGVRTAFGVELRPEPVLVACDLR from the coding sequence ATGTCGCGGAGGCTACCGTTCACGGTCGTGACAACCCCGCCCTCCAGTACCCGTGTGCCGCTGGCCGAGTGCACCACGCTCCGGCTCGGTGGCCCCGCGGCGAGGTTCACGCGCGCCACCACGGCCGCCGAGCTGGTCGAGACCGTGCGCGCGTTGGACGCGTCCGGTGAGCCGTTGTTGCTGCTCGGCGGCGGGTCGAACCTCGTGGTCGCGGACGCCGGGTTCGCCGGCACGGTGGTGCAGGTCGGCACGGCCGGTCGTCGGCTCGACCCGTTGGGCGACGGGCTGGTGCAGCTCACCGTGGAGGCGGGCGAGGACTGGGACTCGGTCGTCGCGGAGGCCGTGGCGCAGGGCCTGGGCGGGCTGGAGTGCCTGTCCGGCATCCCCGGCCTGGTCGGCGCCACGCCCGTGCAGAACGTCGGCGCGTACGGCGTGGAGGTGGCGCAGGTCCTGACCTCGGTCGACCTGCTGGACCGCCGCACCGGCCGGGTGCACCAGGTGCCCGCGGACGGGCTCGGGCTGGCCTACCGGACGAGCGTGCTGAAGGGCACGGACCACGCGGTGGTGCTGCGGGCCCGCTTCGCGCTGACGGCGGGCGGTCAGTCCGCGCCGATCCGGTACGCCGAGCTGGCACGGGTGCTGGGTGTGACCCAGGGCGACCGGGTGCCCGCTGACGCGGCCCGCAAGGCGGTGCTGGAACTGCGGCGCGGCAAGGGCATGGTGCTGGACGCGACGGACCACGACACGTGGAGCGCGGGCTCGTTCTTCACCAACCCGATGGTGGACGACTCGACGTTGACCGGGGTGCTGATCCGGATCGCCGAGCGGCTCGGGTCGCACGTGGACGTGCCGACGTACCCGGCGGGCGCCGGGTTCTCGAAGCTGTCGGCGGCGTGGCTGATCGAACGCGCCGGCTTCCACCGCGGGTATCGCGGGCCGGGCGGCCGGGTGGCGTTGTCGGGCAAGCACACCCTGGCGTTGACGAATCGCGGCGGGGCGTCGACCGAGGACTTGCTGGACCTGGCGCGCGAGGTGCGTGACGGGGTGCGGACGGCGTTCGGCGTGGAGCTGCGCCCGGAACCGGTGTTGGTGGCCTGCGACCTGCGCTGA
- a CDS encoding DUF2505 domain-containing protein → MARRIEHRTTSRRPARDVYAALVDETYLRERLDALGGTDPRLVAFTTTETSTSYQLRQGVPADKLPSVARGLLGGDLVIDRAESWTEAGYAGTVEVTLNGVPGRLDGTITLADTASGSELTLTGQVKVGIPLMGGKLETLIAEQVALLLDKETEFTAEWLDRHA, encoded by the coding sequence ATGGCACGCCGCATCGAGCACCGAACCACGTCCCGCCGGCCCGCGCGGGACGTGTACGCAGCGCTGGTGGACGAGACGTACCTGCGCGAACGGCTGGACGCGCTGGGTGGCACGGACCCGAGGCTGGTCGCCTTCACGACCACCGAGACGAGCACGTCGTACCAGCTCAGGCAGGGTGTGCCGGCCGACAAGCTGCCGTCGGTGGCACGCGGTCTGCTCGGCGGCGACCTCGTCATCGACCGCGCCGAGTCCTGGACCGAGGCCGGTTACGCGGGCACGGTCGAGGTCACGTTGAACGGCGTTCCGGGCCGTTTGGACGGCACGATCACGCTCGCCGACACCGCGAGTGGGAGTGAACTCACCCTCACGGGTCAGGTGAAGGTCGGCATCCCGCTCATGGGCGGCAAGCTGGAGACGTTGATCGCCGAGCAGGTCGCCCTGCTGCTGGACAAGGAAACCGAGTTCACCGCCGAATGGCTCGATCGCCACGCCTAG
- a CDS encoding class I SAM-dependent methyltransferase, giving the protein MARSPRLAAGRARALGLPTRGTTNPNRLRRVDRWVAHAYRDLLLSHDQPLVVDLGYGSSPITTVELASRLGKVSPDVRVLGLELDADRVAAGKEVADPPRLDFRRGGFELAGARPVLLRAFNVLRQYTEEQAAEAWDTMVGRLAPGGVLVEGTCDEIGRRCCWVALTAEGPRTFTLSCLPADLETPSDLAERLPKALIHHNVPGEKVHALLSELDACWATSAPFAPYGPRARWVESVRLLAARGWPVLDDRKRWRLGEVTMSWDVVSP; this is encoded by the coding sequence ATGGCTCGATCGCCACGCCTAGCCGCGGGCCGGGCGCGCGCGCTCGGCCTGCCCACGAGAGGCACCACCAACCCGAACCGCCTGCGCCGGGTCGACCGGTGGGTCGCGCACGCCTACCGCGACCTGCTGCTCTCCCACGACCAGCCGCTGGTGGTGGACCTCGGCTACGGGTCGTCGCCCATCACCACGGTCGAGCTGGCGTCCCGGCTGGGCAAGGTCAGCCCGGACGTCCGGGTGCTGGGCCTGGAGCTGGATGCGGACCGGGTCGCCGCGGGCAAGGAGGTCGCCGACCCGCCGCGGCTGGACTTCCGGCGCGGCGGGTTCGAGCTGGCCGGCGCCCGCCCGGTGCTGCTGCGCGCGTTCAACGTGCTGCGCCAGTACACCGAGGAGCAGGCGGCGGAGGCGTGGGACACCATGGTCGGCCGCCTCGCGCCGGGCGGGGTGTTGGTGGAGGGCACGTGCGACGAGATCGGCCGCCGCTGCTGCTGGGTCGCGTTGACCGCCGAGGGGCCGCGGACGTTCACCCTGTCGTGCCTGCCCGCCGATCTGGAAACGCCGAGCGACCTGGCCGAACGGCTGCCGAAGGCCTTGATCCACCACAACGTGCCGGGCGAGAAGGTGCACGCGCTGCTCAGCGAACTGGACGCGTGCTGGGCGACGTCCGCCCCGTTCGCCCCCTACGGGCCGCGCGCTCGCTGGGTGGAGTCGGTCCGGCTGCTGGCCGCGCGCGGCTGGCCGGTGCTGGACGACCGGAAGCGCTGGCGGCTCGGCGAGGTCACCATGTCGTGGGATGTCGTGAGTCCCTAG